Proteins co-encoded in one Papaver somniferum cultivar HN1 chromosome 5, ASM357369v1, whole genome shotgun sequence genomic window:
- the LOC113282603 gene encoding proteasome subunit alpha type-2 yields the protein MGDSQYSFSLTTFSPSGKLVQIEYALMAVGSGQTSLGIKAANGVVIATEKKLPSILVDETSVQKIQSLTNNIGVVYSGMGPDSRVLVRKSRKQAQTYYRLYKETIPVTQLVRETAAVMQEFTQSGGVRPFGVSLLVAGFDDNGPQLYQVDPSGSYFSWKASAMGKNVSNAKTFLEKRYTEDMELDDAIHTAILTLKEGFEGQISSKNIEIGIIGADRIFRVLTPAEIDDFLAEVE from the exons ATGGGAGACAGTCAATATTCATTCTCTCTTACTACATTCAG TCCATCAGGAAAGCTTGTTCAGATTGAATATGCATTAATGGCAGTTGGATCTGGTCAGACTTCTCTGGGTATTAAAG CTGCTAATGGTGTTGTAATTGCGACTGAAAAGAAGTTACCATCAATCTTAGTTGACGAAACCTCT GTTCAGAAGATTCAATCCTTAACGAATAATATTGGAGTTGTATACAG TGGCATGGGCCCTGATTCTCGAGTTTTGGTTAGAAAAAGTAGGAAACAGGCCCAGACATATTACAGATTATACAAA GAAACCATCCCTGTCACGCAGCTTGTCAGAGAAACTGCAGCAGTTATGCAGGAGTTCACTCAATCTGG tggGGTGAGGCCTTTCGGTGTTTCTTTGTTGGTGGCTGGCTTTGATGATAATGGTCCTCAATTGTATCAG GTGGACCCATCAGGTTCCTACTTCTCATGGAAGGCTTCGGCAATGGGTAAAAATGTGTCGAATGCAAAGACATTTCTTGAGAAGAG GTACACTGAAGATATGGAGCTTGATGATGCTATCCACACAGCTATTTTGACGCTGAAGGAAGG TTTTGAAGGGCAAATTTCTAGCAAAAACATTGAGATCGGGATAATTGGTGCAGACAGAATTTTCAG AGTACTTACCCCAGCTGAAATTGATGATTTCTTGGCGGAAGTGGAGTAA